In one window of Microbacterium sp. PM5 DNA:
- a CDS encoding ABC transporter permease, which translates to MTETAVVALEHITVSRGVWASLRRRVLFWLSVVILAALAVISLLPASIGGLFGQPDPRACNLRDSAKPPSSAHVFGTDLQGCDVYANVIHGTRTSLFIGLTATVIALLVAVVVGTLAAYYGGIADTIISRLTDVFLGFPFILGAIIVLNSVGERTPVIVAVVLAAFSWPTLARLVRTSVRTVRRMDYVSAARAMGISHARTLFTHVVPNALGPVLAITSTMVGSIIVAESTLTFLGVGLRAPSISWGLQMANAQSYFGTSPHMLFFPALFLSVTVFALITLGDILRDALDPKGRRL; encoded by the coding sequence ATGACTGAGACCGCTGTCGTCGCCCTCGAGCACATCACCGTCAGCAGAGGTGTCTGGGCGAGTCTGCGCCGGCGCGTCCTGTTCTGGCTGAGCGTCGTGATCCTCGCCGCACTCGCCGTGATCTCGCTTCTTCCGGCATCCATCGGTGGGCTGTTCGGCCAGCCCGACCCGCGCGCCTGCAACCTGCGTGACAGTGCCAAGCCGCCGAGCTCCGCGCACGTGTTCGGCACCGACCTGCAGGGGTGCGACGTCTACGCGAACGTCATCCACGGTACGCGGACATCGCTGTTCATCGGCCTCACCGCCACGGTGATCGCGCTTCTGGTCGCCGTGGTCGTCGGCACTCTGGCGGCGTACTACGGGGGCATCGCCGACACGATCATCTCCCGGCTGACCGACGTGTTCCTCGGTTTCCCGTTCATCCTCGGGGCCATCATCGTCCTCAACAGCGTGGGAGAGCGCACCCCTGTGATCGTGGCCGTCGTGCTGGCCGCGTTCAGCTGGCCGACCCTCGCCCGGCTCGTCCGCACGTCCGTGCGCACCGTTCGTCGCATGGACTACGTCAGCGCGGCGCGCGCGATGGGCATCTCTCACGCACGGACCCTCTTCACCCACGTCGTGCCGAACGCGCTCGGCCCGGTGCTCGCGATCACCTCGACGATGGTCGGCAGCATCATCGTCGCCGAGTCGACGCTGACCTTCCTCGGGGTGGGTCTGCGGGCCCCGTCGATCTCGTGGGGACTGCAGATGGCGAATGCCCAGTCGTACTTCGGCACCTCACCGCACATGCTCTTCTTCCCCGCCCTCTTCCTCAGCGTGACGGTGTTCGCGCTCATCACCCTCGGCGACATCCTCCGCGATGCGCTCGACCCGAAAGGACGTCGTCTGTGA
- a CDS encoding serine hydrolase domain-containing protein: MNVTASAPEDAAAPRASARRRAVEDAARYAARWFAFAGAQRQVPGIQAAIRLDGELVLDFAWGVADAATGAALTGEHLFRIASHSKTFTATAVLQLADRGDLRLDDTIAGWIPELVDTELASVTLRELLAHQGGVVRDGRDADYWQRGGPFPDRARLVEICRAEGRVFARNEFFKYSNIAYGLLGLVVEAASGVDYDEFTRAHICAPLGLERSGSEWQAAREAEYAAGHTARLADGERRVIGHVDTRALAAATGWFSTAAETTAYLSAHRLGDERLVSDDAKRQAQHPHSRIDIGGALRDYGLGFELHTLGGRRLVGHSGGYPGHITRTWLDPDEGVSVSVFTNAIDGPADLLATGAMALIHLALSHADDEERAELPEERFASLWSVLDIAHLGGATFALHPVADDPTRGAERVEIAADGTLHQSRRDGFGATGEPVEVARAADGAVESISWSGMTMWPHAVFTEAMALPDPGAVLERMSL; the protein is encoded by the coding sequence GTGAACGTCACCGCCTCCGCCCCCGAGGACGCCGCCGCACCGCGCGCGAGCGCGCGACGCCGCGCCGTCGAGGATGCCGCACGGTACGCCGCCCGCTGGTTCGCCTTCGCCGGAGCGCAGCGGCAGGTTCCCGGCATCCAAGCGGCGATCCGTCTGGACGGCGAGCTCGTGCTCGACTTCGCGTGGGGAGTCGCCGACGCCGCGACCGGTGCTGCGCTGACCGGAGAGCACCTGTTCCGCATCGCGTCCCATTCGAAGACCTTCACGGCCACCGCCGTGCTGCAGCTGGCCGACCGCGGCGACCTCCGTCTGGACGACACGATCGCCGGCTGGATTCCCGAGCTCGTCGACACCGAGCTGGCGTCCGTGACGCTGAGGGAACTGCTCGCTCACCAGGGCGGCGTGGTGCGCGACGGACGCGATGCCGACTACTGGCAGCGCGGGGGGCCCTTCCCCGATCGAGCGCGACTCGTGGAGATCTGCCGCGCGGAGGGACGCGTGTTCGCCCGCAACGAGTTCTTCAAGTACTCCAACATCGCCTACGGGCTGCTCGGTCTTGTGGTCGAGGCGGCATCCGGCGTCGATTACGACGAGTTCACCCGTGCGCACATCTGCGCTCCGCTCGGGCTCGAGCGGTCGGGTTCGGAATGGCAGGCCGCCCGCGAAGCGGAGTATGCCGCGGGTCACACCGCCCGTCTCGCAGACGGCGAGCGTCGCGTCATCGGTCACGTCGACACGCGGGCGCTCGCCGCGGCGACGGGATGGTTCTCCACCGCCGCCGAGACGACGGCCTACCTCAGCGCCCACCGCCTCGGTGACGAACGTCTCGTCTCCGACGACGCCAAGCGGCAGGCTCAGCACCCGCACTCGCGCATCGACATCGGCGGCGCGTTGCGCGACTACGGGCTGGGATTCGAACTGCACACCCTCGGCGGGCGGCGCCTGGTGGGCCACAGTGGCGGGTATCCCGGACACATCACGCGCACCTGGCTCGACCCGGACGAGGGTGTCTCCGTCAGCGTGTTCACGAATGCCATCGACGGACCCGCGGATCTTCTCGCCACCGGAGCGATGGCGCTGATCCACCTCGCGCTCAGCCACGCCGACGACGAAGAGCGGGCGGAGCTGCCGGAGGAACGGTTCGCGAGCCTCTGGAGCGTGCTGGACATCGCGCACCTCGGCGGTGCGACGTTTGCGCTGCACCCCGTCGCCGACGACCCGACACGCGGCGCCGAACGCGTCGAGATCGCCGCCGACGGGACGCTGCACCAGTCGCGGCGCGACGGCTTCGGTGCCACCGGCGAACCGGTCGAGGTGGCGCGAGCGGCCGACGGTGCGGTGGAGTCGATCTCGTGGAGCGGCATGACGATGTGGCCTCACGCCGTGTTCACCGAGGCCATGGCGCTTCCCGATCCGGGGGCAGTGTTGGAGAGGATGTCGCTGTGA
- a CDS encoding ABC transporter ATP-binding protein produces MTPLLDVRDLTVDFVVGGETTTAVRGVSFAVDRGEVLALVGESGSGKSVSALSLVGLLPRNAVVHGEALLDGEDLFAMAPARREAVRGTRIGVVFQDPGSALDPVFSVGAQIEEMLIVHRPEMTRAERRARVIELLEMVEIAEPHKRVLSYPHQLSGGQAQRVMIAIALACDPEVLIADEPTTALDVTVQREVLDVLRRLRERVGTAIIMITHDMGVVADIADRVVVLHDGMVEESAAVRELFSAPNADYTRRLLAAVPRLGAPERPDPAGSAIVLDVDRLSVVYGRGRHAVHAVDDVSLRVREGEIVALAGESGSGKSTIGRCALGLTPISSGTVRIADVDLRAARGRRAVEVKRQVGVVFQNSTAALDPRRTIGEAVAEPLRVHAGLRGGALEARVGGLLDAVGLPAAWRRRYPHELSGGQRQRVAIARSIALRPRLLIADEPTSALDVSVQATVLELLRDLQRDLRFACLFISHDLAVVDELCDRIVVLQHGRVVEEGPRTRVLREPRHPYTRALIAAAPVPDPVAQAERRSA; encoded by the coding sequence GTGACGCCGCTGCTCGATGTCCGCGATCTCACCGTCGACTTCGTCGTCGGCGGCGAGACGACCACAGCGGTGCGCGGTGTCTCCTTCGCGGTCGACCGCGGCGAGGTGCTCGCCCTCGTCGGCGAGTCCGGTTCGGGCAAGAGCGTCAGCGCACTCTCGCTCGTGGGCCTGCTGCCGCGCAACGCCGTCGTCCACGGCGAGGCGCTGCTCGACGGTGAGGATCTGTTCGCGATGGCGCCCGCTCGACGCGAGGCGGTGCGGGGAACGCGTATCGGTGTCGTCTTCCAGGATCCCGGCAGCGCTCTGGACCCGGTGTTCTCCGTCGGGGCGCAGATCGAAGAGATGCTGATCGTGCACCGTCCGGAGATGACCCGCGCAGAGCGTCGCGCCCGGGTGATCGAGCTGCTCGAGATGGTCGAGATCGCCGAACCGCACAAGCGCGTCTTGAGCTACCCGCACCAGCTGTCCGGGGGACAGGCCCAGCGCGTCATGATCGCGATCGCGCTGGCGTGCGATCCCGAAGTGCTCATCGCGGACGAGCCGACGACGGCACTGGATGTCACCGTCCAGCGTGAGGTGCTCGACGTGCTCCGCCGCCTGCGGGAGCGCGTGGGCACCGCGATCATCATGATCACCCACGACATGGGCGTGGTGGCGGACATCGCCGATCGCGTCGTGGTGCTCCACGACGGCATGGTCGAGGAGTCCGCGGCGGTGCGGGAGCTGTTCTCCGCACCGAATGCCGACTACACGCGCCGGCTGCTTGCCGCTGTGCCGCGTCTGGGAGCGCCCGAACGCCCGGACCCGGCCGGCAGTGCGATCGTCCTCGATGTCGACCGACTCTCGGTCGTGTACGGACGGGGGCGCCACGCCGTGCATGCGGTGGACGACGTCTCGCTCCGGGTGCGGGAGGGCGAGATCGTCGCGCTCGCGGGTGAATCGGGGTCGGGAAAGTCCACCATCGGGCGCTGCGCTCTCGGACTCACTCCCATCTCGTCCGGCACGGTGCGCATCGCCGACGTCGACCTCCGTGCTGCGCGCGGACGCCGAGCTGTGGAGGTCAAGCGCCAGGTCGGCGTCGTCTTCCAGAACTCCACCGCGGCCCTGGATCCGCGGCGCACCATCGGCGAGGCCGTCGCCGAACCCCTCCGCGTACACGCGGGTCTTCGTGGCGGTGCCCTCGAGGCGCGGGTGGGCGGGCTCCTGGATGCGGTCGGTCTTCCGGCCGCGTGGCGCCGCAGGTACCCGCACGAACTGTCGGGAGGTCAGCGTCAGCGCGTCGCGATCGCGCGATCGATCGCGCTACGCCCGCGTCTGCTGATCGCCGACGAACCGACGAGCGCCCTGGACGTCTCGGTACAGGCCACGGTGCTGGAGCTGCTGCGCGATCTGCAGCGCGACCTCCGGTTCGCCTGCCTGTTCATCAGTCATGACCTCGCGGTCGTCGACGAGCTGTGCGATCGCATCGTCGTCCTGCAGCACGGGCGCGTCGTCGAAGAGGGTCCGCGCACCCGTGTGCTGCGCGAGCCGCGGCATCCGTACACGCGTGCCCTGATCGCGGCGGCGCCGGTGCCCGATCCTGTCGCACAGGCCGAACGCCGCAGCGCCTGA
- a CDS encoding M14 family zinc carboxypeptidase, whose amino-acid sequence MPFPSLADLATSGVPADGFPTVDELRDDLMELSRAHPDRITASVIGRSRLGDPIHLFTIVGGERSVVVAAGVHPNEPIGFRTVQHLARVLIADPDTFGFDATWHLVPCIDPDGTRLNEGWFAAPLRRDDYYRGFYRPAPDEQVEWSFPFSYRGFGFDAPIPETSALMELFDRVRPDVFVGLHNGEFGGVYFYTNEADAVLARELSAIPARFGLPLDVGEPEIAGLDLLADAVFRAPLTREQIDRRIALGLAEPRAGGAGTADYLERFGTTTMIAELPYWCHPDAADTTDTGTSYRAVLTAKAAALEELHDVMTGILDGVRGDMTIDSPFRRASEAFAPGMGSVAAAERVRIASPETDRPATVAEVFGNAEVVRTFRLRFGGILRRALAAEVHAGTASPSVRAALTALTARWEDWLAADPHAQLAPAPLNALVGVQLAALFATVRRRVAEDAE is encoded by the coding sequence ATGCCCTTCCCCTCCCTCGCCGACCTCGCCACGAGCGGTGTGCCGGCCGATGGCTTTCCCACCGTCGACGAGCTGCGCGACGACCTGATGGAGCTCAGTCGCGCTCACCCCGATCGCATCACGGCATCCGTCATCGGACGATCCCGGCTCGGCGATCCGATCCACCTCTTCACGATCGTCGGCGGGGAGCGCAGCGTGGTGGTGGCAGCGGGCGTGCATCCGAACGAACCGATCGGCTTTCGCACTGTCCAGCACCTGGCACGCGTGCTGATCGCCGACCCCGATACGTTCGGATTCGACGCGACCTGGCACCTCGTTCCCTGCATCGACCCCGACGGCACCCGGCTGAACGAAGGATGGTTCGCGGCGCCGCTGCGTCGCGACGACTACTATCGCGGCTTCTACCGCCCGGCCCCCGACGAGCAGGTCGAGTGGTCGTTTCCGTTCTCGTACCGCGGGTTCGGCTTCGACGCGCCGATCCCGGAGACGTCGGCACTGATGGAGCTGTTCGATCGCGTGCGTCCGGACGTCTTCGTCGGACTGCACAATGGCGAGTTCGGCGGCGTGTACTTCTACACGAACGAGGCCGACGCCGTGCTCGCCCGTGAACTCAGCGCCATCCCGGCGCGTTTCGGGCTTCCCCTCGACGTCGGCGAGCCCGAGATCGCCGGGCTCGACCTGCTCGCCGATGCGGTGTTCCGAGCTCCGCTCACCCGCGAGCAGATCGACCGGCGCATCGCTCTCGGACTCGCCGAACCGCGCGCGGGTGGCGCGGGCACCGCGGATTACCTGGAGAGATTCGGTACGACGACGATGATCGCCGAACTGCCGTACTGGTGTCATCCGGATGCCGCCGACACGACCGACACCGGCACCTCATACCGAGCGGTGCTCACCGCGAAGGCCGCCGCGCTGGAGGAGTTGCACGACGTGATGACCGGCATCCTGGACGGCGTGCGCGGCGACATGACGATCGACTCGCCGTTCCGCCGCGCGAGCGAGGCGTTCGCTCCGGGGATGGGCAGCGTCGCCGCGGCCGAGCGGGTGCGCATCGCCAGCCCCGAGACCGACCGGCCGGCCACGGTGGCCGAGGTGTTCGGCAACGCGGAGGTGGTGCGCACCTTCCGGCTGCGCTTCGGCGGCATCCTGCGGCGAGCGCTGGCTGCAGAGGTGCACGCTGGCACGGCGTCGCCGTCGGTACGCGCGGCGCTCACCGCCCTCACGGCGCGCTGGGAGGACTGGCTTGCGGCCGACCCGCACGCGCAGCTCGCCCCCGCGCCGCTGAACGCCCTCGTCGGCGTGCAGCTGGCCGCTCTCTTCGCCACCGTGCGCCGACGCGTCGCCGAGGACGCCGAGTGA
- a CDS encoding transcriptional regulator — protein MSEEIDRPSEPLSEEARTFVEDFAFSWGAAGNPRMDGRVLGLLLIVDRPFLSSAQIADLLGASAGAVSMSTRALVSLGFLKPHSLPGDRNRYFRVEEDVWGSFLAGERDYARRVTSTIEYGLDILPDDASGPRTRLQNARRYMIWLMGYHRKMLADWQAYRDADIDEDVAP, from the coding sequence GTGAGCGAGGAGATCGACCGGCCCTCGGAGCCGTTGAGTGAGGAAGCGCGTACGTTCGTCGAGGACTTCGCCTTCTCCTGGGGAGCCGCCGGCAACCCTCGGATGGACGGCCGGGTGCTCGGCCTGCTGCTGATCGTCGACCGGCCGTTCCTGTCGTCCGCTCAGATCGCCGACCTGCTCGGCGCGAGCGCCGGCGCGGTGTCCATGTCGACGCGAGCGCTCGTCAGCCTGGGCTTCTTGAAGCCGCACTCGCTGCCCGGCGATCGCAACCGGTACTTCCGGGTGGAGGAAGACGTCTGGGGCAGCTTCCTGGCCGGTGAGCGCGATTATGCGCGCCGGGTGACATCGACGATCGAGTACGGTCTCGACATCCTGCCGGACGACGCCTCCGGCCCCCGCACCCGGTTGCAGAACGCGCGACGGTACATGATCTGGCTCATGGGCTATCACCGCAAGATGCTCGCCGACTGGCAGGCGTATCGTGACGCCGACATCGACGAGGACGTCGCGCCGTGA
- a CDS encoding ABC transporter permease — translation MIAARRVGGRLLEFLIVVVGVTFIIYATVWALPGDPIAALGGDRPLPANVVAQLREQFHLDEPLWQQYLRYLGGLFTGNLGTTFSGVPVADRMASRWPVTITLALTAWVIEVVLGVALGLISGLRRDGAIDRTVLFGTILATSVPVFVVAVSAQLVFGLQLGWFPIAGTDAGWPVSYLLPAFVIALFGLASITRLMRGSVVDSMESDFVRTLRAKGMPRRRIVGLHVMRNSVAPVLTFVAIDLGFLLGGAVVVEGIFNLPGIGQLLFGAIRTHEGPTIVGVGTTLILIFLVLNVLVDLLNSLLDPRSRHD, via the coding sequence GTGATCGCCGCGCGCCGCGTCGGTGGGCGCCTGCTCGAGTTCCTGATCGTCGTCGTGGGGGTGACCTTCATCATCTACGCGACCGTCTGGGCGCTGCCGGGCGATCCGATCGCGGCGCTGGGGGGAGACCGGCCGCTGCCGGCCAACGTCGTGGCGCAGCTTCGCGAGCAGTTTCACCTAGACGAGCCCCTCTGGCAGCAGTACCTCCGCTACCTCGGCGGACTGTTCACCGGGAACCTCGGCACGACCTTCAGCGGCGTGCCGGTCGCCGACCGCATGGCGTCGCGGTGGCCCGTGACGATCACGCTCGCCCTCACCGCTTGGGTGATCGAGGTCGTCCTCGGTGTCGCGTTGGGGCTGATCTCGGGCCTGCGCCGCGACGGCGCCATCGACCGCACGGTGCTGTTCGGCACCATCCTCGCCACCTCGGTCCCCGTCTTCGTGGTCGCCGTCAGCGCGCAGCTCGTCTTCGGTCTGCAGCTGGGCTGGTTTCCCATCGCGGGAACGGATGCCGGGTGGCCGGTGTCGTACCTGCTCCCGGCTTTCGTCATCGCCCTGTTCGGCCTGGCCTCCATCACCCGTCTGATGCGCGGCAGTGTCGTCGACTCGATGGAGTCCGACTTCGTCCGGACCCTGCGCGCGAAAGGCATGCCGCGCCGCCGCATTGTCGGCCTCCACGTCATGCGCAACTCCGTGGCGCCGGTGCTCACCTTCGTGGCGATCGACCTCGGGTTCCTCCTCGGCGGCGCCGTCGTCGTGGAGGGCATCTTCAACCTGCCCGGCATCGGACAGCTGCTCTTCGGAGCCATCCGCACGCACGAAGGGCCGACGATCGTCGGGGTCGGGACGACGCTGATCCTGATCTTCCTGGTGCTGAACGTGCTCGTCGATCTGCTCAACTCGCTGCTGGACCCCCGGAGTCGTCATGACTGA